The nucleotide sequence TTTGAGCGACCAACCTGGGCCATGCCGCCGGACCTCTTGAAGTCCCGAGGGCGCCGGAACCGTTGCAGGAGATTAACAGAGACCGGGCAGTGCTGTGGCGGCGGGCCGCGCCCACGGATCAAGGGACCGCGATCGGTGCAAGACCTCGCATAATGCAGTTGTAGATACCAATGGCCCTAGGAGAGACTTTGTTCGACAAACGCAGCATGGCCGACTGACACTCCCTCCGGGTCGTGAGCCAAGGAAAGGGATGACAGAGATTGGGCGGCAGATTAATGCGCCCGGGATGGGCCGCCACTGGTGCACCAGGCATTGTTCATCGCTTGGAAGCCGGCCGCGCGGGTCTTATCTGCGAATGGGGAGGGCAGGGGGCTCGTCCCGGTGAGAGGACGACAATGAAGCGCCGTGCGACTCAGCCTTCGGACCCCAAGGACTACTTTGCCGAGGCGCGGGCGCGCGTCGATGGTCATGTCGGGTCGACCTTCTCCGTCGCTGGCTCGGCCCGATTGCATCGCAGGGCTCTAGGCCTGGATGTCCTCTGTGTGCTCCGCTCAACGTGGTCTTGGCGCCCCTACATGCCCTCCTGCGCCTCATCGCCCTCCTGCTGCGGGCAGTGCGCCTGAGACGCGCTTCAGGCCTTCTGGGGCGCGTCCACCTGATCCTGCCCACGCGCACGGCACGCGCAGTGGAGGAGGGGCTTCTCAAGCATGTCTTTGCCCTGCCGGCGGACCTGGACGCTCGATTGCCGATCGCTTCGCCGAGGCCCCTCCGCTTCGAGCTGACGCTTCGCTGAGCGAGGATGAGACCCGCAGGCGGGCGGAGCGGGCCGCCACGACCATCAAGATCTACACCGGCACCCGGTCGGCCGTGGCCGAGATGACCACGGCACTGCTGACGATCTGTTTCGAGGCGTGGCTGTTCCATCGCCTTACGCCGGGCATGCTGTCCCTGGCGCCTGCGCTGGCCGCCACCTACGCTCTGGACGCTGCGACCGGGAACTTCCCGCTCGGGCGTGGATTGGGCGCGCTATGGTATGGCGCGTTCCCTGTCGGCGCCTCGCCTTTGGCCATTGTCACGATTGCGCTGATGCTGATCGTCACGGCGGCCATCGTCACGGCCTTTGCCGGCATCTTGGCCGATCCCGTCCAGACACGGCTCGGTGTTCACCAGGCACGTCTGCGTCGGTTGGTCACCGCGGTGGAGCGGGATATGTCGGGGTCGGACTCGGTGACCTTCGCGGCGCGCGAACACCTCTATGCGCGGGTCTTCGCCATCGCCGATATCGCCGGCGGACTGTTCAGGCACTTCCGCTGAGGTCAGCCTGGACTAGCTCTGAACGAGCGTCATCGCCCAAGCACACAAAAGTACCAGGTGCCCGGCATGGGCCCATACCTCGTTGGAGCAAGCAGTAGCTTTGCGTGGCCTGTTCCTTACGAGGATTTTCTGAACGATCTCGCAGTCTTCAGACCCGATGCCGTTAGCCTTCCCCAGCCCATTTGGGGTACCCCCGCTTGGTCGCGAACTCATTCCTAGAGCTGATGATCGCGGAGTGGGCTGACTGCGCACGGCAGACCTCGGTACATATTTTCAAATTATCAACGAGTTTGGGCCTCGCGAGGGCAAATGCTGGGGGCGAGTAGCCCGCTGCCACCCCATGTCCAACTCCAGCGCTGAACTCGGCGCAAAGGTCACGGTGAAAATCTACGGTGGCGACGCGCCGGCCGTGGGCATCATTAGCAACTGCCAGGATGCCGGAGGACTCACCGCTCCCGCTCGCCTTGGCAAGGCGGTTACTCGCAGCCACGCTCGGTCCTGCTTGGCATGGCAAATGCTGGGATGATAAACTCGGGGCCGCAGGAGACAGGAGTGGCATGACCGCGCAACAGAGCGACAAAAGCGATGCCAGCAAAGTAGCGCCGTCGGCTGAGCACGAGCGCGCCACTTGGATTGCCGCTGCCAGAGAAGGTCTCGCCGATGAGGCTTTGCACATTGAGAAGCATGGATTGACACTCGCTCGGTTCAGGCAGGCTTGAACAGGAGCACAAGGTGCCTGGCGGCAAGCCTGCTTACATATTCGACGTTTTCTGACGGTTCCTGGACCGAACTTCTTCGGCGGTCTGAGCAAGGCGGCGGCGGCGCATTTTGAAGAGGATGACAACATAGAACGTCATCGGGACGAATTTCAGGCTCGCGACGGGCGGGCTCCGAGATTTCTCGCGCGGGCGCCTTTTGTGGATTTCCGTAACTGGCGTCTCTGATCGTTCAGATGAATGCCTCTTGGTGCCCGACGGTGCCAGCGAGCGGTACGTCGTCTATTCCGACGACCCCTTTGCGGCGGCCCGAACCACGCAAGGGTTAGTCGCAGGCGTCGAGATACTGCATCAGCCGGTCCATGAAGGTCAGCGTCACTGGCCCCAGCACCTGACCGCGCCGGGTCATCAGCATCAGCCGGTTCGCCGCCATGGCGCGGTCGGCTAGCGGGATATGGACCAGCCGCCGCTCGGCCAGTTCCGGTGCGACATCGAAGGCGGGCAGGAAGCACAGGCCGTCAGAGGTGAGCGCCATCTGCCTCATCATGTCGATGGAATTGGTCTGGTAGCTCGGCCGGATCTCGGCCCCGGCAGCGAGGAAACAGTCGCGGATCACCCGGTGCATTCGCAGCGTCTCGTCGGGCAGGATCAGCGGGTAGGGCAGGCAGTCCGAGGGCCGCAGCTGTCCACGCCGCGCCAGCGGATGGTCGGGCGAGACCACCACGCCGAGCGGTGCTTCGTAGCTGCGGTGGACTGTCAGTTGCGGGTCCTGGGGGAGGTTGTAGCCGAGCCCGATGTCGGATTCCCCGTCGAGCACCTGCTGGACGATGTCGCGGATGAAGGCGGTGCGGCAGCTCACCCGCACGTGCGGATGGTCGGCGGCGAACTCCTGCAGCACCCGCGGCACTGCGCCCGAGACCAGCCCGTTCATCGTGGCAATGCGTACTTCGTTGCCGCCGAGCCCGCGCATGGTCTCGAGCCGCTCTGAGATCCGCCGGTAGTCGCGCATGGTGCGGCGCACGTGCTCGATCACCACCTCGCCGGCGGCGGTCAGCTTCATGCCGCGGGGCAGGCGCTGGAACAGCGGCTCGCCCATCGCCTCCTCGAGCAGCAGCACCTGCCGGTTCACCGCCGTGGGCGAGACGTTCAGCCGCTCGGCCGCCTTGCGCACCGAGCCGGCGCGGGCGACCTCGTCGAGATAGGTGAGCATACGCGAATGCAGCATGGGGACTCCGGGGGTGATGCGCGTATGAAAGCGGCGGCCCTCGCGTGTGTCAACAATAAGTGGACGGACATATCGAAACATAGCACTTTTATGACACGCGAAGCGCGCCGATAAACGGGTCAACGACACCAAGAAACGCCCCCGACAGGAGACCCTCCCATGACCACCTGGCGCATTCCCCGCTCCCCGCTTTCCCGGCTTGCCCTTGCCGTCGCCCTGGCTTGCCAGTCCGGCGCGGCGCTGGCCGCCGACGATTTCACCTTCATGACCAGCTGGTTCGCCCAGGCTGAGCACGGCGGTTTCTACCAGGCGCAGGCGCTGGGGCTTTACGAGAAGGCCGGGCTCGACGTGACGATCCGCATGGGCGGGCCGCAGGTAAACTCGATGCAGCTTCTGCTGGCGGGCGAGGCGGATGCCTTTTCAGGCTTTGATTTCCAGATCCTCACGGGCGTCGGCAAGGGGCTGCCGCTGGTGGCGCTCGGCGCGGTCTTCCAGCACGACATGAACGGGCTGGTGACCCATCCCGACGTGTCGGGGCTGGATGACATCGGCGACCGGACGATCCTCATGGCAACCTCGGCGCGCAGCTCCTGGTGGCCCTGGCTGAGCGAGAAATACGGTCTGAGCGAAGACAAGGTCGCTCCCTATACCTTCAACCTCCAGCCCTTCGTCGCCGACCCGAT is from Salipiger sp. H15 and encodes:
- a CDS encoding DUF6635 family protein, with the protein product MTTALLTICFEAWLFHRLTPGMLSLAPALAATYALDAATGNFPLGRGLGALWYGAFPVGASPLAIVTIALMLIVTAAIVTAFAGILADPVQTRLGVHQARLRRLVTAVERDMSGSDSVTFAAREHLYARVFAIADIAGGLFRHFR
- a CDS encoding LysR family transcriptional regulator — encoded protein: MLHSRMLTYLDEVARAGSVRKAAERLNVSPTAVNRQVLLLEEAMGEPLFQRLPRGMKLTAAGEVVIEHVRRTMRDYRRISERLETMRGLGGNEVRIATMNGLVSGAVPRVLQEFAADHPHVRVSCRTAFIRDIVQQVLDGESDIGLGYNLPQDPQLTVHRSYEAPLGVVVSPDHPLARRGQLRPSDCLPYPLILPDETLRMHRVIRDCFLAAGAEIRPSYQTNSIDMMRQMALTSDGLCFLPAFDVAPELAERRLVHIPLADRAMAANRLMLMTRRGQVLGPVTLTFMDRLMQYLDACD
- a CDS encoding ABC transporter substrate-binding protein, with amino-acid sequence MTTWRIPRSPLSRLALAVALACQSGAALAADDFTFMTSWFAQAEHGGFYQAQALGLYEKAGLDVTIRMGGPQVNSMQLLLAGEADAFSGFDFQILTGVGKGLPLVALGAVFQHDMNGLVTHPDVSGLDDIGDRTILMATSARSSWWPWLSEKYGLSEDKVAPYTFNLQPFVADPMAVQQGFGSSEPFGLTKLGAAYNFYTFSDEGYPPYGSTVTTRRDVLEERADVLERFLKASMEGWKSYLADPAPGNALIKEANPKMSDEQLVFAHHHLVETGAVTGGEAAEKGIGTISAERWQATYDYMVHAGLIPVETDWQAAFTTQLIDAIHVMPGDAAQ